AGGAGAATAAATTATATCTTATATGATATTctataacaaaacattttatataacaTAACTCTTCACAGCAGTCAGTACAAGAGGCATAAAACATCTGGATTCAAATCACTGATAAAAAGTTCTTTCTGTAGAAAATAACTTACTGTTGACGACGAACTGCTGGCAGTCCTCTTTGCTCATTCCCCTGCGATACTCAGCATCAACAAACCCATAAACATACGAGCTGCCAGAGCCACCGACTGCAAAAGGTTGTCTTGTGATCAGACCGTTCAGGGTTGCAAACACCTGGGAGAGTGGAAgggcacagaaacagaggaggacaaGACAGGCTGTAATGTCAGTCTACTAGATGGACACCTGTAACATCAAGTGTGTTACTAGATTAGATCTTTTATTAAAAGCATTTagaaacattcattttgacattGTTAACATTATTTCTCCCATCTTTGTTGTCGTTACTAGCACCAACACCATCGCAGTTGTCTTAAccttgtctttgtgtgtgtgcacgtgtgtgtcaTCACATGGCAAAATATGGTCCTGAAAACACCTGTTGTGTCGCTGACATCAAAATAGAGGCAGAGTGAAAAGATAGGTGTGGTCCGACCTGTGTGTACTGAGTCCTCGTGTAAAAATGTTCTCATGACTACTGTCACAACATGATTTCTAGTTTAAGCTTCATTGTTTTGCCTCATGTATCTCACTGACCTGCCCTCCGTCTCTTCTGTCCCAGCCGGCCACGATGAGATGTGCTGACAGCTCCTCCTTGTACTTGTACGAGATGTTCTTCACCAGAGTGGCAGCGGAGCGAACCTGGGGGTCCTCACCTATCTCCATACTGACATGAAAAGACATTACATATTATGTACAGGATTGTCCAGTCAAtgtaatgaaacacaaagtcatttgtttctgtgtgtcgcAAGCCAAACAAGTCACTGCCTTATCAGAAATGACATGGAGggttttttgtttatgttttgttctgCTTCTTCAGAATGAATTAAAAAAGCCAGTAAATATAAACAGACCAGATTCTGCCATAAAAGCACAGTAAGACTGAAACTGTGTACATTGTGGTTTCAGTAATGCTTCATCCCTCCATAAGTCACTGCTCAAatgatcagctgtttttatgTAGCTGGTGTCAGGGGGGCACAAATAGGAGCTCTAGTACCCATTGCCATTGAGTGATATCTATCTCAGGAGTAACAGGTGTGTTGGTCTGCTTCTAGAGTGAATGTACCTGTGGACATCCAGCTGGTAGTTGACCATCTCGGCGATGGTCTGAGcgtctgctgcagagcctgaCAGAGCGCAGTAGATCTTGTCATGGAGGGGCGACAGCTTGTTCATCACCCGGTTCACCACTGAGGCcctggatggagggatgaagaggaggagtgagTGGAGAAGTTGATGAAGAGCGAGAATAAAAGGACATAAAGACCACTGacatcttaaaggtgcactgagTCGTGTTGAGGGAAATTTTAATCTGAAGATAAAAATCCTCTGTGACTGATTTTTAATGTCTAAACAAACTCAAGACTGAATAAGCTTAATAAACTAACTGACCTCGGgggacaacacaacttcatactgtcttactttgtttatatgtggcggaccctgccacctttctagcttcagcatttctgagtttgtattagaCCATATGAAAACTATGAGTTTGAGTTTCATCTCCAAAATCACACATTGCCGCTTTAATAAAGACAGAAGtggacacacactctcacacacacacacacacacacacacacactcactcaccctGCAGATACGCGGGAGTCAGACCCCAGCACGACTCCTCCATTATACTCGATGGCGATGATGGTCGTctacagacagaagcagagcCCGCACATATTTATAATCATCAAGGTTTCACATCATCAGCGTCTCTCAGAAACATGAAGAAGCTCGTACTCACTCCAGTTTTCACCTCCTCCGACAGCCACTCCGGCCCTGATCCGTCCAACATGCTGCAGAGCCTCCGGTCACAGCCGGGACCGTCTCCGTCTGCCGGGGAAGTGAACGCGACAACACGCGGAAACACGAACGATCAGTCGAGCAGCTTCGCTCTTTTTGTCGTCGGACACCTTTGTTACAGCTCCAACACAATGTTTTCAACGTTTGACCAAGTCAACTCTACAGCCACACATCAGA
This window of the Acanthopagrus latus isolate v.2019 chromosome 3, fAcaLat1.1, whole genome shotgun sequence genome carries:
- the psmb9a gene encoding proteasome subunit beta type-9 translates to MLDGSGPEWLSEEVKTGTTIIAIEYNGGVVLGSDSRVSAGASVVNRVMNKLSPLHDKIYCALSGSAADAQTIAEMVNYQLDVHSMEIGEDPQVRSAATLVKNISYKYKEELSAHLIVAGWDRRDGGQVFATLNGLITRQPFAVGGSGSSYVYGFVDAEYRRGMSKEDCQQFVVNTLSLAMSRDGSSGGVAYIVTIDEHSTEEKVILGNDLPTFFDQ